In Coriobacteriia bacterium, the genomic stretch TCGTCATCGATCACGAGAATCCGTGGGTGCCTTTCGGGCGCGCCGTCAGTCACTGTCTGCTCCAGCGGTCGGGAGGGTCATCACGAATCGTGCACCGACCGGGTCGGCATCTTCAACCACGAGCGTCCCGTGGTGGCTGCGGACGATCTCGGTGGCGATGGCAAGGCCGAGTCCGGTGCCGGCGGGCGCAGATGACGAGGCGCTGCCCCGGAAGAACTTCTCGAAGACGCGTGCCTTCTCGGCATCGGGCACTCCGGGACCGCGGTCCTCGACTACGACGCGCACGGCGCCGTCCTCGGATCGCGCGGAGACAAGCACCGACGAGTCAGCCGGCGCGTAGGCGAGTGCGTTTTCCATGAGGTTCACGAACGCGCGCGCGAGTTGCGCGAAGTCCGCGCTCACCGGCGGAAGGTCGGGGGAGAGATCGAATCGGATGCGGGCGGCGTGGAGTCGCGGCAAGCGGGACAGTGCCGTGCCGAGAATGTCGCTCACATCCTCGGCGACCAAGCGCGGGCGCCAGGCATCGGACTCGAGTCGCGAGAGATCGAGCAGGTCCCCGATGGAGGAGTCGAGGCGCGCCAGATCCTCGCTCACCGCCTCGAGTTCGGAGCGCACGCGTGCTTCGTCACACGCGGAGCCCTCCTCCACGAGCCCGGTGACGCGCGCGGTCGCGGCGGCGAGCGGCGTCTTGAGCTCGTGTGAGACCGACGACACGAGGGTCGTCTTCATCCGATCCGTCTCGCGCAACGCCTGTGAGTGCGCCGCTTCATCGGCGAGTCGCTCGCGCTCGAATGCCGCCGCAGTGAGGTTCGCCACCGAGATGAGCAAGCGCGACTCGTCGGCGCCGAATCCCGACGGGCTCACCGGTTGCGCAACGAGCACGCCCTCGAGCCCGTCGACGGTCTGGAGTGGCAGATAGACGGCATCGGCGGTGACGCCGGGTAGCGCGTCAGCCTGCGACACAGTGACCACGCGGGGTTCGCCCGGCTCGGCGGACGGACCTTCGGGCCCCACGGCCTTGTCGTTGGTCAGGACCCACTCGGCGAATCGGGCTTCCTCGGTCGCAGGCTCGCTCTCGCCGGAGGAGTTCACGCAGCGGGCGTTGCCCGCACCATCGGGGCGATACAGCGCGACCCTGCGGGCGTTGCCAACGACGGTCAGCTGTCCGGTGACGTACTCGGCCGTGGCGGCAAGCGAGTATTCGGAGGCGATTCTGAAGGTCAGGCGGTTGAGCAGTTCGAG encodes the following:
- a CDS encoding DUF4118 domain-containing protein, coding for MPLRRARPLTRLGPVQECYARHMMWRQQLSRGGGYPLAVGAVGIAALIFFPLRGVVSAPVVMLFFVPIIVAVARIAGTKPSATAAALAFLFLDLLYIPPYYRLTIASLPEWIGLMVFLVVALISGQQTGRLREREQAALRRQAELELLNRLTFRIASEYSLAATAEYVTGQLTVVGNARRVALYRPDGAGNARCVNSSGESEPATEEARFAEWVLTNDKAVGPEGPSAEPGEPRVVTVSQADALPGVTADAVYLPLQTVDGLEGVLVAQPVSPSGFGADESRLLISVANLTAAAFERERLADEAAHSQALRETDRMKTTLVSSVSHELKTPLAAATARVTGLVEEGSACDEARVRSELEAVSEDLARLDSSIGDLLDLSRLESDAWRPRLVAEDVSDILGTALSRLPRLHAARIRFDLSPDLPPVSADFAQLARAFVNLMENALAYAPADSSVLVSARSEDGAVRVVVEDRGPGVPDAEKARVFEKFFRGSASSSAPAGTGLGLAIATEIVRSHHGTLVVEDADPVGARFVMTLPTAGADSD